The genomic DNA TGGGGATTCGCCGGATTGCGCAAATGAATGGCAAGCAGTGTTACATTGTCTTTGATGATCAAGACGTACACACAGACATCCGGCGGCTCTTGGATAAAATCAAGGACTACCCAGACATCGAAGCGTCCATTATCAGCACCGATGAAGCGGTGAAATTAGCAACCGATGATAGCCTAATGATCATGGTTGATCACTCCAATCCAAAGATTGGCGTCGCTCAGGAGTTGTACCAGAAACTCGAAAACCGGGTGGTCATCATTGACCATCACCGGCGCGGCGAAGATTTCCCTCCGAATCCTTTGCTGGCGTACGTGGAACCCTACGCTTCGTCTGCGTGTGAATTAATCACGGAAATGTTTGAATACCAGTCGCAGTCTGCTGATCCAATGAACGAGTTGGAAGCAACCGCGATGTTGACTGGGATTGTGGTGGATACCCAATCCTTTACGGTTAAAACCGGAACTCGGACGTTTGATGCGGCCAGTTACTTACGTTCGGCGGGTGCCAACGTGGAGGAAATTGCCTCGTTCATGAAGGAAAACGTGAAAAATTACATGGATGAGAACCATCTGATTTCGTTGGTAAAATTTGAAAGTGATCACATTGCCTTAATTACGGCTGAAGACGAGGTAGCGTATGATTCGGTGACCGCGGCGAAGGCGGTTGACTCCTTGCTGTCGGTAGACGGGGTTGAGGCCTCGTTCGTGGTCTTTCGGCGTCAGGATGGCAACGTTGGGATTTCAGCTCGCAGTACGGGGACGATTAACGTCCAATTAATTATGGAGCAACTGGGCGGTGGCGGTCACTTAGGTGCGGGAGCCACCCAGTTGACCGACCAAACTGTTCCAGAAGCTAGTGAATTGTTAAAAACGACGATTAAAACCAGTCTCTCCGACAATCCACCAACAGACGAATAGCATGAATGCAGTAAATTTGTTACATTAGACCAAAAGGAGTGAAGGATTATGCAAGTGATTTTTTTAGAAGATGTGCGTGGTAAAGGAAAACGGGGCGAAATCAAACAGGTGCCAGCTGGGTATGCCCAAAACTATTTGATTAAGAACGGCCTCGCTGAACCAGCAACTAAATCAGCAGTCAGCCGGGTAAAAGCGCAACAAAAACACGCGGCCGAAAATGCCGAAGAAGAATTAGAAGAAGCACAACAACAACAAGCCTTTTTGGAAAAGGATGACACGGTGGTGGAACTACGGGCTAAATCCGGTAAAGACGGGCGGTTGTTTGGCTCCATTACTAGCAAACAAATTGCGCAGGCACTGGCCGCACAATACCAAGTTAAAATTGATAAGCGTAAGCTTGAACTTGCAGAACCCATTAAAGCAATGGGTTACACCAACGTTCCCGTAAAGCTGCACCCCAACGTGACGGCTAGAATTCGGGTCCACGTTGCCGAAAAATAAAGCAATGCGTCACATTAGAAAAGGGTTAGAGCATGAATAACGATGTGTTAATGGACCACACGCCACCGCATAGTATTGAAGCGGAAAAGGCGGTCCTGGGTTCACTTTTCTTAGCCCCTGCGTCGTTGCCTGAGGCCATGGAAATTTTACAGGCCGCTGATTTTTACAAACGAGCTCATCAATTAATTTATCAAGCAATGGTCGACTTAGCGGATCAGGATGAAGGAATTGATGCCGTAACGGTGACCGACCGGTTAAAAAGTCAGGATCAACTAGAAGACGTTGGGGGCGTTTCAGCGATTGTCGAACTCGCAGAATCGGTTCCAACTGCCGCTAACTTGGGGTATTACGCCAAAATCGTGAGTAAAAAGGCGGTCCTGCGGCGGCTAATTCAAACGGCGACTAAGATTGCTACGGATGGTTACGATGAGGATGAAGACCTAGACACGCTCCTAGATAACGCGGAACGGGAAATCATGGATGTGTCGGAGGATCGCAATCAGAGTGGCTTTCAACCCATTCGCGATGTCTTGACGCAGGCCTTTGAAAAGATTAACGAGTTGTCTGAAAATGGTGGTGACGATGTGACCGGCCTGCCGACCGGTTACAAAGCCTTGGACCAGATGACCACGGGACTCCATCCGGGCGAATTAGTAATCTTAGCCGCCCGGCCCGCGGTCGGGAAAACGGCCTTTGCCCTAAACATTGCCCAAAACGTTGGGACGAAGACCAATAAGACGGTAGCATTGTTCAGTTTGGAAATGAGTGCCGAATCGCTGGTTAACCGGATGCTGTGTGCGGAAGGCAGTATTGATGCCAACCACCTGCGGACCGGGGAACTGAGCTCCGACGAATGGAATAGTTTAACGGTTGCTATGGGAACGTTATCGAACGCCAAGATTTTTATTGACGATACTCCGGGAGCGCGAATTGCCTCCATCCGGGCGAACTGTCGGCGGTTGAAGAAGGAAGCCGACCGGGATCCCGATGGTGGCTTGGGCTTAATCGTGATTGACTACCTGCAGTTGATTGAAGGCAGTACCCGGGAAAGTCGGCAACAAGAGGTGTCTGAAATCTCACGGCAGTTAAAGAAACTTGCCAATGAGTTACAGGTGCCAATTATTGCCTTGTCACAACTGTCCCGGGGCGTGGAACAACGGCAGGATAAGCGGCCGGTGCTTTCCGATATTCGAGAATCTGGTTCGATCGAACAGGATGCAGACATTGTCGCCTTCTTGTATCGGGATGATTATTACGAACGCGAAGGTGCAACCGAGGACGAGCAGGGGGCGAATGCCCCGGCTTCCGATGATGATAATGTGGGTGAAGTTGAGATTATCATCGAAAAGAACCGTTCGGGTCCCCGTGGCACGGTTAAACTCTTGTTTGTAAAGTCGTTTAATAAGTTTTCTTCAATTTCATATGCACACGAATAACAGGATCCGAGGGGATGCTGTTTTTTTGGTTAATTAATTGACTATTGCAGGTGGCTTCGGTATGATATGGAAGGTCCGCGAATGAAAGAATTTAAATAAAGATTAATGTTCGTGAATAGGAGAGAAAAGCATGGAAGTATTTGATTATAATGACATTCAATTGATTCCCAACAAGTGTATTGTCAATTCCCGGAGTGAATGCGATACAACGGTGGAATTTGGGGGACGACAGTTTAAACTCCCCGTGGTTCCGGCGAACATGCAAACCGTGATTAACGAAGAATTGGCCGTTTCGCTAGCACAAAACGGGTATTTTTACGTAATGCACCGGTTCCAACCGGAAGCCCGGCACGATTTTATTAGACGGATGCACGACCAGAATTTATTTGCGTCAATTAGCGTCGGCGTAAAGCCCGCTGAATATGATTTCATTGCGAGCTTAGCGGCCGATGACTTACAACCAGAATACATTACCATCGACATTGCCCACGGGTACTCCGATTCCGTCATTAAAATGATTAAATACATTAAGGAACAGTTACCCACGGCGTTTGTAATTGCCGGCAACGTGGGGACTCCTGAGGGAGTTCGGGCCTTAGAAAATGCTGGAGCTGATGCCACCAAGGTGGGCGTAGGTCCTGGGAAGGCTTGCATTACAAAGGTCAAGACTGGCTTTGGAACTGGGGGCTGGCAGTTAGCGGCGATCCGGTATTGTGCTAAAGCTGCGCAAAAACCAATTGTGGCCGATGGTGGAATTCGGACGGATGGCGACATTGCGAAGTCTCTACGGTTTGGAGCCACAATGTGTATGATTGGCTCGCTGTTTGCGGGGCACTTAGAATCACCCGGAAAAGAAGTTGAAGAAGCTGGCCAGAAGTATAAGGAATACTTTGGCTCGGCGTCGGAATACCAAAAGGGTGCCTACCATAACGTGGAAGGCAAGAAATTACTGGTGCCGTATCAGGGGAGCATCTACGATACGCTGCAAGAAATGAAGGAAGACTTGCAATCTTCAATCTCCTACGCCGGTGGTCGTGATTTAAAGGCGCTCCGGACGGTTGATTACGTAATTGTGAAAGATACGATTTATAACGGTGATTAGGTCGGGCGGTTTGTTTCATGTGAAACAAACCGACCCGCTCAGTGAAAAGAGCATCCCAGTTATGGGGTGCTCTTTTCGCTGAATTTGCAATTTCCGCATTTTTTTTGTATTTTGGAAAGGAAGAGGAGAATCCAAACCAATGAAAAAATCATTAATATACGTTTTACTTTCAACGGTGTTATTTAGTTTAATGGAAATTGCCTTGAAAGCAGCGGGGAACCAATTTAACCCGATTCAGTTGAACCTGATTCGGTTTACCCTCGGGGGCTTGGTGATCCTGCCCTTTGCCGTCGCGCACTTAAAAAAGCAACGCCGGCGCATTAAAATCGCCGATTGGAAGTTCTTTTCTCTCACCGGTTTTTTGTGTGTCGTCATTTCCATGACGCTCTACCAACTGGCGATTGAATACGGAGAACCGGCCATCGTCGCCGTTCTGTTTAGTTGTAATCCGGTCTTTGCGTTAATCTTTGCGTACCTGATTCTGCATGAGAACGTGTCACGAACGGACATTATTTCGTTGGTTCTCTCCGTGATTGGGTTACTGGTAATCGTGGATCCTTTTAAGTTAACGGACCCGCTCGGAATTTTCTTTGCCATCCTGGCGGCCGCAACGTTTGGGTTTTATAGCATCATGTCGCAAGCTGCCTCCCTGCGGGTGGAACTTGACGGGGTCGTAATGACCAGCTTCACCTTTATTGCAGGAGCACTGGAGTTACTGGTGATTATTCTAATCACGAAACTACCGCCAGTGGCGGCGGGCATGCGTTCCGTGAGCTGGTTAAAACCATTTGCGGCGATTCCCATCCTTACCAACGTGAACTTACCAAACCTCTGGATCTTACTGTTTGTTGGGGTCGCAGTTACAGGTGGGGGCTTTGCTTTTTACTTCCTCGCCCTACAAGAAGGGGGCGTTACGATGGCCTCACTGGTGTTCTTCTTTAAACCGGTGCTCTCACCAATCTTCGCCTTCTTCCTAATCGGGGAAAACATTAGCTTGCCAACCATCATCGGGGTTGCCATTATTATTGTTAGTTCGTTGATTACCCTGTACGGATATCGGATTGACGTGAAATCAAGCGAATAAAAAAGCGTGTTGCAGTTTCTGCAACACGCTTTTTAGTTAGACCTGAAACAGGATAAAAATGATGGTGGCCACCACGACCGCGAGGGTAATGGCAATGTCATTGCGAATTGTCAGGACAAAGGTTTTTTCTTTACTTTGCACTGCCCAGAAGCGGCGGGTATTTTTGATTACTAACGGAATCGTCACCACGACTAGAATCGTGGAAAACGGTAACCAGTTCAGGCAAATAGCGGCAACCACGCAAAGATAACCAATCAGGTAGTTAAGGGCGTAGAAACGCAGCGTTCCTTCTTTTCCGAGGTAATTAACGCTCGTAAAGCGGTGAAACTTAACGTCTTCGTCGTAATCGCAAAGGTTGTTAGCCAGACTGATGTTAGCGATGGCACACACGGCAATGCCGGCCACCAGAATCATTTCACCGGCAATGCTCCAGCTGTATTGGCCGGCGGAAATGTTAATTAAGACGGCGGCGAGCGAGATGATGTAGCCCATAATGATCCCAGAGGCGACGTCACCGAGGGGACCATTTTGAATGGGGTGCGGGCCCCCACTGTACAGGTAGCCAACGGCTGCCCCAGTTAACCCGAGCAGTAAAATGACGGGACTTGTCCGCAGCACCAACCAGAGAGCCAATAGTGCGCCCAAGGCGGTTAGTCCGTAAATGGCCCACTTTAAATGCCGAGCTTCAGTCTCATCCTGAACCTTGGTGAAGATTCCATCCGCTTTTTGGTTGAGGTGATACTTGACCGCCTTTTTGTAGTCCTTATAGGTATCAAAGAGGTTAACGATAATCTGCATCAGGCAGGTAATTAAAAAGAAAATAACACTGTTTAAGACGTTCAGTTTTTGGTAGCGAAAGAGGGCAAATAAGATCCCCAGGCAAAACGGTAGAACGGATGCGATTAACGAGTGTAGGCGTGTGATTTTTGCAATTTGCTGCCACTTTTTCATGAGTTGGTTCGCTCCTTTTTAAAATTAAAGTCCCTTTTATTGTAACCCACCCGGTTGGCTAGCGAAAAATGAGCATAAAAAAAGAACGACCATTATAGTCGTTCTGTAAAATGGGCAGTCAGGGGATCGAACCCTGGACCCACGGATTAAGAGTCCGTTGCTCTGCCAGCTGAGCTAACTGCCCAAATCAAAAGTACATGTATTATATTAGCATAGGCACATTAGTGGTGCAACACTTTTTTCGAAAAAAATCGCAACGGCGATGGACCGACTTGGTCGCAAAGCGGAGCCTGCTCTAGAGGTGTGATATACTAAGTTTTGATTGAGCAGTTAAATAAGTCTTGATCAATTCTGGATTGAAACCGAAAAAATGGTAGGAGCATTGATAATCATGGCCAAAATATTAGTTGTTGATGACGAAAAACCAATTACAGACATTGAAAAATTTAGTTTAGAAAAAGAAGGATACGAGGTTATCGTCGCCTACGATGGTGAGGAAGCCCTCGCCAAGGTCGAAGATGATCATCCGGACCTAGTGATTTTAGACCTGATGCTGCCGAAAATGGACGGGCTAGAGGTCGCCAAGGAGATTCGCAAGACCCACGACATGCCCATCATCATGGTTACGGCTAAGGACTCGGAGTTAGACAAGGTCCTGGGCCTAGAAATTGGGGCTGATGATTACGTGACGAAACCCTTTTCTAACCGCGAACTGGTTGCCCGGGTGAAGGCGAACTTGCGTCGCCAATCGGTGGCAACGGAAGCCGCGGGTCCCGCAGCGGGAGAAAATCAGGACCTGACGATTGGCAACCTGACCATTCACCCCGATTCCTATTCGGTAACGAAGGACGGGGCGCCGGTTGATTTAACCCACCGGGAGTTTGAACTAATTCACTACCTCGCTCAGCACAGTGGTCAGGTGATGACCCGGGAACACCTCTTACAAACGGTGTGGGGCTATGACTACTTTGGGGACGTGCGGACTGTGGACGTTACCGTCCGTCGGTTACGGGAAAAAATTGAGGATGATCCTAGTCATCCGCAGTGGTTGGTAACCCGGCGCGGCGTTGGTTATTACGTCCGCGATACACCGGACGCCCAGTAATTTAAGCACTGATACTGAAGGAGCAGCAGAATGGCTCAAAAATGGAAGTTCTTTAAATCCATTCACTTTAAAATTGCGCTGGTGTTCGTGCTGATGATGCTGCTAACGCTGGAAACCGTGGGCGCCGTGTTTGTGCGGCAGTTGGAGTACCAAAATCTCAACACGTTTAAAGCATCGTTGCAACTGAAACCGTACATCAATACGTCGTTAAAAAAACAACTCGCCAGTCGCAACCAAATTAAGGCAAATAAGCAAATTCAAACGATTCTGCAGGATGCCGATATTAGTAATAACGCAGAGGTCACTGTGGTTGATGCCCGGGGTAACATCCGGGGAACTAACCAAAATAACGAACAGTCGTTGGTCGGACAGAAAAACACCGACGGCGACGTTAAGAGTGCCCTGTACAGTAGTAAGACGATTGAAAAAACGACCTCGAGTAACAATAATCGGTATTATGTGTTGGTAACGCCGCTGATTAACAGCGCTAAAAATCAGAACAATATCGAGGGGGTCGTTTACATTCGGGCGAACCTTAGTCAGGTTTACCACAACATTAATAACATCACGATTATTTACCTGTTTGCCGCGGTGCTGTCGATTATTCTAGGGTTACTATTGACCCTCATTATCTCGCGGGCAATCACGAAACCGATTGACGAATTGAAACGCCAAACCGAACAAATTGCCCGGGGGGATTATTCGGGGCACGTGCAGGTCTACGGCAACGACGAATTAGGCCAACTGGCGCATGCCGTTAATAACCTGTCGGTACAGGTGGAAGAGTCTCAGGAATCGACAGAGTCCGAACGGCGCCGACTGGATTCCGTGTTGGATAAC from Fructilactobacillus ixorae includes the following:
- the rplI gene encoding 50S ribosomal protein L9; translation: MQVIFLEDVRGKGKRGEIKQVPAGYAQNYLIKNGLAEPATKSAVSRVKAQQKHAAENAEEELEEAQQQQAFLEKDDTVVELRAKSGKDGRLFGSITSKQIAQALAAQYQVKIDKRKLELAEPIKAMGYTNVPVKLHPNVTARIRVHVAEK
- the dnaB gene encoding replicative DNA helicase, translating into MNNDVLMDHTPPHSIEAEKAVLGSLFLAPASLPEAMEILQAADFYKRAHQLIYQAMVDLADQDEGIDAVTVTDRLKSQDQLEDVGGVSAIVELAESVPTAANLGYYAKIVSKKAVLRRLIQTATKIATDGYDEDEDLDTLLDNAEREIMDVSEDRNQSGFQPIRDVLTQAFEKINELSENGGDDVTGLPTGYKALDQMTTGLHPGELVILAARPAVGKTAFALNIAQNVGTKTNKTVALFSLEMSAESLVNRMLCAEGSIDANHLRTGELSSDEWNSLTVAMGTLSNAKIFIDDTPGARIASIRANCRRLKKEADRDPDGGLGLIVIDYLQLIEGSTRESRQQEVSEISRQLKKLANELQVPIIALSQLSRGVEQRQDKRPVLSDIRESGSIEQDADIVAFLYRDDYYEREGATEDEQGANAPASDDDNVGEVEIIIEKNRSGPRGTVKLLFVKSFNKFSSISYAHE
- a CDS encoding GMP reductase — its product is MEVFDYNDIQLIPNKCIVNSRSECDTTVEFGGRQFKLPVVPANMQTVINEELAVSLAQNGYFYVMHRFQPEARHDFIRRMHDQNLFASISVGVKPAEYDFIASLAADDLQPEYITIDIAHGYSDSVIKMIKYIKEQLPTAFVIAGNVGTPEGVRALENAGADATKVGVGPGKACITKVKTGFGTGGWQLAAIRYCAKAAQKPIVADGGIRTDGDIAKSLRFGATMCMIGSLFAGHLESPGKEVEEAGQKYKEYFGSASEYQKGAYHNVEGKKLLVPYQGSIYDTLQEMKEDLQSSISYAGGRDLKALRTVDYVIVKDTIYNGD
- a CDS encoding DMT family transporter: MKKSLIYVLLSTVLFSLMEIALKAAGNQFNPIQLNLIRFTLGGLVILPFAVAHLKKQRRRIKIADWKFFSLTGFLCVVISMTLYQLAIEYGEPAIVAVLFSCNPVFALIFAYLILHENVSRTDIISLVLSVIGLLVIVDPFKLTDPLGIFFAILAAATFGFYSIMSQAASLRVELDGVVMTSFTFIAGALELLVIILITKLPPVAAGMRSVSWLKPFAAIPILTNVNLPNLWILLFVGVAVTGGGFAFYFLALQEGGVTMASLVFFFKPVLSPIFAFFLIGENISLPTIIGVAIIIVSSLITLYGYRIDVKSSE
- a CDS encoding prenyltransferase, with protein sequence MKKWQQIAKITRLHSLIASVLPFCLGILFALFRYQKLNVLNSVIFFLITCLMQIIVNLFDTYKDYKKAVKYHLNQKADGIFTKVQDETEARHLKWAIYGLTALGALLALWLVLRTSPVILLLGLTGAAVGYLYSGGPHPIQNGPLGDVASGIIMGYIISLAAVLINISAGQYSWSIAGEMILVAGIAVCAIANISLANNLCDYDEDVKFHRFTSVNYLGKEGTLRFYALNYLIGYLCVVAAICLNWLPFSTILVVVTIPLVIKNTRRFWAVQSKEKTFVLTIRNDIAITLAVVVATIIFILFQV
- the yycF gene encoding response regulator YycF; this encodes MAKILVVDDEKPITDIEKFSLEKEGYEVIVAYDGEEALAKVEDDHPDLVILDLMLPKMDGLEVAKEIRKTHDMPIIMVTAKDSELDKVLGLEIGADDYVTKPFSNRELVARVKANLRRQSVATEAAGPAAGENQDLTIGNLTIHPDSYSVTKDGAPVDLTHREFELIHYLAQHSGQVMTREHLLQTVWGYDYFGDVRTVDVTVRRLREKIEDDPSHPQWLVTRRGVGYYVRDTPDAQ